DNA sequence from the Gloeocapsa sp. DLM2.Bin57 genome:
ATGCTTAATCCATTGGCCCATAGCTCTAAAAAAAGGTGTATTATTTCCCGAAAAAGCCTCAGACTATCTAACTTTAACAGAAGTACCCCTAATAGAAACGTGGTCAGCAATGATAGCAGCATCCGAGCAAGGATTATGTAAACATATAGGAGTGAGTAATTTTAGTCAGCAAAAACTCGCTGATTTAATCGCACAAACAAGCTATAAACCCGAAGTAAATCAAGTAGAATCTCACCCCTATCTACAACAAAACGACCTGTTAGCTTATTGTCAGAGTCAAGGAATTGTGTTTACTGCTTATTCTCCCTTAGGCTCGAGCGATCGCGCTCAGGTTTTTAAAAAAGCAGATGAACCAAGTTTATTAACCCATCCTCTTATCCTAGACATAGCAGCTAAACACTCTCTTACTCCCGCACAAATATTAATAGCTTGGGGAATTAATCGCAATACCGTAGTTATTCCTAAATCAGTCAATCCTGAGCGTATAGCTGAGAATCTCGCCGCTAGTGAAGTAAACTTAACCTCTGAAGATATGCAAGCGATCGCCACTCTGGAGCTTAATTATCGTTACGTTGATGGCAGTTTTTGGGAAATACCAGGCTCTCCCTATACAGTAGCTGAACTTTGGGATTAGCCACAATAATATGGTCAAAGTAATCGGTTTAATGAGTGGAACATCCCTAGATGGCATAGATGCGGTTGTAGTTGAGATAGTAGGAGAAAAACTCAATCTAGAGGTATCTTTACTCGCTAGCGCTATTTTTGAGTATCCTCATGGTTTAAAACAACGAATATTAGCAGTAGCCGAAGGTGAAGCTATCTCTGTGGCAGAATTGGCTAATTTAGACGATGAAATAGCTATTCAATTGGCGACAGCAGCACAGGAATTAGCCCAAAAACAATCATTAATCGCCCTAATTGGCTCTCATGGTCAAACTGTTTACCATCGTCCCCCGGGAAATCTTCCTCAAAATCTTGGCTATAGCTTACAATTGG
Encoded proteins:
- a CDS encoding aldo/keto reductase, whose product is MKTLALTNQDTMPMFGLGTWKSPPGEVYQAVKTALAIGYKHIDCAPIYRNEPEVGQAIQESLSSGIVKREEIWITSKLWNNAHQSPEVIPALKQTLKDLQLDYLDLCLIHWPIALKKGVLFPEKASDYLTLTEVPLIETWSAMIAASEQGLCKHIGVSNFSQQKLADLIAQTSYKPEVNQVESHPYLQQNDLLAYCQSQGIVFTAYSPLGSSDRAQVFKKADEPSLLTHPLILDIAAKHSLTPAQILIAWGINRNTVVIPKSVNPERIAENLAASEVNLTSEDMQAIATLELNYRYVDGSFWEIPGSPYTVAELWD